A genomic segment from Triticum dicoccoides isolate Atlit2015 ecotype Zavitan chromosome 1A, WEW_v2.0, whole genome shotgun sequence encodes:
- the LOC119357087 gene encoding uncharacterized protein LOC119357087, which yields MAATALRIGGRAVRPSLAAAAAQQNHPTTSRLFHSTKAAATHSAEILQVKEELYRMMSENRDKIGNQKGLIKHLSSHVEPKPEDPVWRFYRRAKWYHLVMMYSPAFLYGYMSMLDVPDGKKEMTPAEKDDFNKRMAALMPNVEL from the exons ATGGCGGCGACCGCGCTCCGGATCGGCGGCCGCGCCGTCCGGCCATcgctggccgcggcggcggcgcagcagAACCATCCCACCACCTCTCGGCTCTTTCACAGCACG AAGGCGGCTGCAACTCATTCGGCTGAGATCCTGCAGGTCAAAGAGGAGCTCTACCGCATGATGTCCGAAAACAGGGACAAGATAGGAAATCAGAAGGGCCTGATCAAGCACCTCTCATCCCATGTGGAGCCTAAACCCGAGGACCCCGTCTG GCGCTTCTATCGTAGGGCAAAGTGGTACCATTTAGTCATGATGTATAGCCCAGCATTCCTTTATGGCTACATGTCTATGTTGGATGTGCCTGATGGGAAGAAGGAGATGACACCAGCTGAGAAGGATGATTTTAACAAGAGGATGGCCGCGTTGATGCCCAATGTGGAACTTTGA